The Methylomonas koyamae genome has a segment encoding these proteins:
- a CDS encoding recombinase family protein, which translates to MPTFAYLRVSTKDQTTEQQLTQIAGAGYTVEPDRVFTEQGVSGKVPALQREQFQRLNDRLSTGDTLVVTKLDRLGRDILDVIATVRALIERGVVLVVLGLGTLDNSAQANLTLNMLAAISEFERQIISERTKAKLAQKKADGARLGRPVKVDNAELKSKAETLLAAGSSWRNTAKTLDISLSTLQRMMKTTPAEPKI; encoded by the coding sequence ATGCCAACCTTTGCCTATCTCAGAGTTTCAACCAAGGACCAGACCACCGAGCAACAATTAACCCAGATCGCCGGAGCCGGCTACACGGTAGAGCCGGATCGGGTCTTTACGGAACAAGGCGTGAGCGGCAAAGTCCCAGCCTTGCAGCGGGAGCAATTCCAGCGGTTGAACGATAGACTCAGTACCGGAGACACGCTGGTAGTCACGAAGTTGGATCGCCTAGGACGCGATATACTGGACGTGATTGCAACCGTTAGAGCCTTAATTGAGCGCGGCGTGGTCCTTGTGGTACTCGGGTTAGGTACTCTGGATAACTCCGCACAAGCCAACCTTACACTCAACATGCTCGCCGCCATCTCTGAGTTTGAACGGCAGATTATCAGTGAGCGTACCAAAGCCAAGCTGGCTCAGAAGAAAGCCGACGGCGCGAGACTGGGCCGCCCTGTAAAGGTCGATAATGCCGAGCTGAAGAGCAAAGCCGAAACCCTGCTTGCGGCCGGTTCATCCTGGAGGAACACGGCTAAGACGTTGGATATCTCGCTTTCCACACTTCAGCGGATGATGAAAACAACACCCGCAGAACCAAAGATTTGA
- a CDS encoding IS5 family transposase, whose translation MRGHDAIQNSWFSYVSLEDRIPKQHPLRRLRLLVDGVLASMDAVFAECYSHTGRPSIAPEKLLRALLLQVLYTVRSERQLMEQLDYNLLFRWFVGLGIDDAVWERSVFSANRERLLSEALSREFFERVLAIAEWQNLVSDEHFSVDGSLIEAWASHKSFVKKDGSGPDKPAGRNPEVDFSGEKRSNATHQSTTDPEARLYKKGEYTEAKLRYITHALSENRNGLIVDVETTQATGTAEIEAAQTMIKRRVPKGGSVGADKGYDQPAFVNKLKTQDIKAHVARKKTGSAVDGRTARGKAYAQSLKRRKIVEEAFGWIKTVGGLRKTRHIGLAKVAGQALFCFAAYNLTRLLNLLVFTPKPAWSAPT comes from the coding sequence ATGCGCGGACACGATGCCATTCAAAATAGCTGGTTCAGCTACGTTAGCCTGGAAGACCGTATTCCCAAACAGCATCCGTTGCGTCGTTTACGGCTACTCGTCGATGGCGTATTGGCCTCTATGGATGCGGTCTTTGCCGAATGCTACTCCCATACTGGCCGCCCGTCGATTGCGCCCGAAAAACTGCTGCGCGCCTTGCTATTGCAAGTGCTGTACACCGTTCGTAGCGAACGCCAGTTGATGGAACAGCTGGACTACAACCTGCTGTTTCGCTGGTTTGTCGGTTTGGGTATCGACGATGCTGTCTGGGAACGCAGCGTGTTCAGCGCCAACCGCGAGCGCCTGCTGTCCGAAGCACTGAGTCGCGAGTTTTTTGAGCGGGTCTTGGCCATTGCCGAATGGCAAAACCTGGTGTCCGACGAACACTTCAGTGTCGACGGCAGCCTGATCGAAGCCTGGGCCTCGCACAAAAGCTTCGTGAAGAAAGACGGCAGCGGTCCTGATAAACCCGCCGGCCGCAATCCCGAGGTCGACTTCAGCGGCGAAAAGCGCAGCAATGCCACGCATCAGAGCACGACAGACCCCGAAGCGCGGCTTTACAAGAAAGGCGAATACACCGAGGCCAAACTGCGTTACATCACCCATGCCCTATCCGAGAATCGTAACGGCCTGATTGTCGATGTCGAAACCACCCAAGCCACCGGCACCGCTGAAATCGAAGCCGCGCAAACAATGATCAAACGCCGTGTTCCCAAAGGCGGCAGCGTCGGTGCCGACAAAGGCTATGACCAACCGGCGTTCGTCAACAAACTCAAGACGCAAGACATCAAAGCCCATGTTGCTCGCAAAAAGACCGGCAGTGCCGTCGATGGCCGCACCGCGCGCGGCAAAGCGTACGCTCAAAGCCTCAAGCGCCGCAAAATCGTCGAAGAAGCCTTCGGCTGGATCAAGACCGTCGGGGGCCTGCGTAAAACCCGCCACATCGGCTTAGCCAAAGTCGCAGGTCAGGCCTTGTTTTGCTTTGCCGCCTACAACCTGACGCGCTTGCTCAACCTATTGGTGTTCACGCCGAAACCGGCGTGGAGTGCGCCCACCTAG
- a CDS encoding tyrosine-type recombinase/integrase, with amino-acid sequence MLNIESRNGWYTAVVKVPKKLQPILGKAKFSQALGTTNPREAQRLAAPFIARWKFEIEKARGGHGIAAKAAQEWRTYFTEQAAAIECEPEGARREALEAGMDELRSSFVDQLRSLPEAQADTLAGLVDGSRTLTSEYFEAWKSQLDLAPKTIDQMSRDIALLIERFVTLDGITKEGVLLFLSDLERAGKGPATIKRVLCSYRNYWSYLQDSHVVSIEHDPFDLQRLLAGKFKRAAKKKAQRRAFSPANVVHLWSLAVDRGDQQLADLIVLGAYTGARIEELCSLKGDDVNPESFIVREAKTNAGVREVPIHSALVPLMARLKASTKDGYLLSGLTFNKYGDRSNAIGKRFGRLKESAGFDGTLVFHSLRKTLITLLEQAGIPENFCCDIVGHEKGTIGYGHYSGGASLANKRDAIENVSYPFPDGTVV; translated from the coding sequence ATGCTGAATATCGAAAGTCGCAACGGCTGGTACACAGCAGTAGTGAAAGTCCCCAAAAAGCTCCAGCCGATACTTGGGAAAGCAAAATTTAGCCAAGCATTAGGGACAACAAACCCACGTGAAGCCCAGCGCTTAGCAGCTCCTTTTATTGCTCGCTGGAAGTTCGAAATCGAGAAGGCCAGGGGTGGGCATGGTATCGCGGCAAAGGCAGCGCAGGAATGGCGCACGTACTTTACTGAGCAGGCCGCGGCTATTGAGTGCGAGCCTGAGGGCGCCAGGCGGGAGGCTTTGGAAGCCGGTATGGATGAGTTGCGTTCTTCCTTTGTCGATCAATTGCGGTCCCTGCCTGAGGCACAAGCGGACACCTTAGCGGGTTTAGTCGATGGCTCCCGGACATTAACTTCAGAGTATTTTGAGGCCTGGAAAAGTCAGTTAGACCTTGCTCCCAAGACTATCGACCAAATGTCACGCGATATAGCCTTGTTGATTGAGCGCTTCGTTACATTGGACGGGATCACAAAAGAGGGTGTATTACTTTTCCTGTCTGATCTGGAGCGGGCCGGCAAGGGTCCTGCGACAATTAAGCGTGTATTATGTTCTTATCGTAATTATTGGAGCTATTTGCAGGACTCGCATGTCGTCAGTATTGAGCACGATCCGTTTGACTTGCAGCGGCTCCTTGCTGGTAAGTTCAAGCGCGCAGCTAAGAAAAAGGCTCAACGACGCGCATTCAGCCCGGCTAATGTGGTCCACCTTTGGTCCTTGGCGGTCGATAGGGGCGACCAACAGCTTGCGGATTTGATTGTACTTGGTGCTTATACCGGCGCCCGAATCGAAGAGCTTTGTTCTCTGAAGGGTGACGACGTGAACCCCGAGAGTTTTATTGTACGCGAAGCGAAGACAAATGCGGGTGTGCGGGAAGTCCCTATCCATTCAGCTTTGGTTCCCTTGATGGCTCGCCTAAAAGCTTCCACTAAAGACGGTTATTTACTTTCGGGCTTAACTTTTAACAAATACGGTGACCGGTCTAACGCCATAGGGAAGCGGTTCGGGCGCTTAAAGGAAAGTGCGGGCTTCGATGGTACGTTAGTTTTCCATTCACTTCGGAAGACGTTGATAACCTTATTGGAGCAAGCGGGCATCCCGGAGAACTTCTGTTGCGACATCGTCGGCCATGAGAAGGGGACAATCGGGTACGGTCATTATTCGGGGGGCGCTTCGTTGGCTAACAAGCGAGATGCCATCGAGAATGTCAGTTATCCATTTCCAGATGGTACAGTTGTTTAG
- a CDS encoding NifB/NifX family molybdenum-iron cluster-binding protein: MAQKIIAVAVNQDGTIAAHAGRAATWQVYAADESGAELAWTLDLTEFGSLHEWHVRGDGNRHPLHYGCGGVIRRLAERNTELVTTSETWPQQAIATYLAGKLAAGLPHDEQQCLKGHH; this comes from the coding sequence ATGGCACAGAAAATTATTGCGGTGGCAGTGAATCAAGACGGCACGATAGCCGCGCATGCCGGCAGAGCGGCGACGTGGCAGGTCTATGCCGCCGACGAATCCGGCGCGGAATTGGCCTGGACGCTGGATTTGACCGAATTCGGCAGCCTGCACGAATGGCACGTGCGCGGCGATGGTAACCGCCACCCGCTGCACTATGGATGCGGCGGCGTGATTCGCCGCTTGGCCGAGCGTAATACCGAACTGGTCACCACCAGCGAAACCTGGCCGCAACAAGCCATAGCGACCTATCTGGCCGGAAAACTCGCCGCAGGTCTACCGCACGACGAACAGCAATGTCTGAAAGGCCATCATTAA
- a CDS encoding autotransporter outer membrane beta-barrel domain-containing protein — MLVAAGLVVAATSDAAAQSLDQQIRALLAKDGNQRGCAQLVGDSPRQAGSLQPSNFGPQLASLCGSIPAGNPPPVGGAPGGGAANNSAAGAAFSALGQADQVVKKRRGHADSDLGTAKGGGSGDWALLPGLNLFFNADYRELDRRQTELERGYASNEAGFSLGIDAMPVDWAVAGLAVNYSHWHGDQFNGGGFDTDSYGPTLFASVFPWQGFFADLSFQYLRKDGSNANRRDYLREDNTNFGGAISGTPGADQFEGNLSTGYDFTLGGLTFGPRGTLRYRHAAMDAYSEQGSSGLELRYLADRLTSVQSSVGAQASYAISTSWGVLVPQVNADWTHEYDNGQRTVYVQFAQDYRALPTTFGFQTDRPDRDFFHVGGGLVAVMANGLQAYANFEALLGHAYFDNYIGAIGVRLGF; from the coding sequence TTGTTGGTTGCGGCCGGCTTAGTGGTCGCGGCGACTTCCGATGCTGCGGCACAGTCTTTGGATCAACAGATTCGCGCACTGTTGGCAAAAGACGGCAACCAGCGCGGCTGTGCCCAGTTGGTCGGCGATTCGCCGCGTCAAGCCGGTAGCTTGCAGCCCTCGAATTTCGGGCCGCAATTGGCCAGCCTCTGCGGCAGTATTCCGGCAGGCAATCCGCCGCCGGTAGGCGGAGCGCCGGGTGGCGGCGCGGCGAACAATTCCGCGGCCGGCGCGGCCTTTTCCGCCCTCGGCCAGGCCGACCAGGTCGTGAAAAAGCGGCGGGGGCATGCCGATTCCGACTTAGGAACTGCCAAGGGCGGCGGTTCCGGCGACTGGGCGTTGTTGCCCGGTTTGAATCTGTTCTTCAACGCCGATTACCGTGAATTGGACCGGCGCCAAACCGAATTGGAGCGGGGTTATGCCTCCAACGAAGCCGGCTTCAGCCTGGGTATCGATGCCATGCCGGTCGATTGGGCCGTGGCCGGATTGGCCGTCAACTATTCGCATTGGCACGGCGACCAGTTCAACGGTGGCGGTTTCGATACCGATTCCTACGGCCCGACCTTGTTTGCTTCGGTGTTTCCCTGGCAAGGCTTTTTCGCCGATCTGTCGTTTCAATATCTCCGCAAAGACGGCAGCAACGCCAATCGCCGCGACTACCTGCGCGAAGACAACACCAATTTCGGCGGCGCGATCAGCGGCACGCCCGGCGCCGACCAATTCGAAGGCAATCTGTCCACCGGTTACGATTTCACGCTAGGCGGTTTGACCTTCGGACCGCGCGGTACGCTCCGCTACCGGCACGCGGCAATGGACGCCTACAGCGAGCAGGGCAGCTCCGGCCTGGAGCTGCGTTATCTGGCGGACCGCTTGACTTCGGTACAATCCAGCGTCGGCGCCCAGGCTTCTTACGCCATCAGCACTTCGTGGGGGGTATTGGTGCCGCAGGTCAACGCCGATTGGACTCACGAATACGACAACGGCCAGCGCACGGTTTATGTCCAGTTCGCGCAAGACTACCGAGCGCTGCCGACCACGTTCGGCTTTCAAACCGACCGGCCCGACCGGGATTTTTTCCATGTCGGCGGCGGCCTGGTCGCGGTGATGGCTAACGGTTTGCAGGCTTACGCCAATTTCGAGGCTTTGTTGGGCCACGCTTATTTCGACAATTACATCGGCGCTATCGGCGTCCGTTTGGGATTTTAA
- the creC gene encoding two-component system sensor histidine kinase CreC: MRLSLRLFLGYFFLVAVTGQLVLLLVVKQISPGVRMALEASLVDTANLLAELAEPELARGNIADGQFADAVRRYSKRPVSATIFGFPKQSLDYRVYVTDATGIVRFDSAGTAVGENYSRWNDVYLTLQGRYGARSSQADPDDKRSSTMHVAAPVRDGETLIGVVTVAYPTALLQPIVEAGKSAVQRGAFWLFGGALLFGAIFNWRLTRAIELLVAYARTVTSGGKATPPKLHSVELATLAQTLETMRRELEGKQYVERYVQTLTHEMKSPLAAIRGAAELLEEPLPDADRLRFAGNAREQAERLDQLIERLLGLAAVEQRQHLAEPRVLDLAGLVTAVAAEKAAPLAQQRLRFALDFAGELPVLGEEFLLRQAVSNLLDNALAFAPAESAIEIRGWSENQQVRLRIRDHGPGIPAYALARLFERFYSLPRPATGRKSTGLGLAFVREVAALHDGEIQVANAEGGGAAADLRLPLSLRPLHV, encoded by the coding sequence ATGAGGTTATCGCTACGCCTGTTTCTGGGCTATTTCTTTTTGGTGGCCGTGACCGGGCAATTGGTGTTGCTGTTGGTCGTCAAACAAATCAGCCCCGGCGTCAGAATGGCGCTGGAAGCCAGCCTGGTCGACACCGCCAATCTGCTGGCCGAGTTGGCCGAGCCCGAGTTGGCGCGCGGGAACATCGCCGACGGCCAGTTCGCCGATGCGGTAAGGCGTTACAGCAAGCGGCCGGTGTCGGCGACGATATTCGGCTTTCCGAAACAAAGTCTGGATTACCGGGTTTACGTTACCGACGCGACCGGCATTGTGCGCTTCGACTCGGCCGGAACCGCAGTCGGCGAAAATTACTCGCGCTGGAACGACGTCTATCTGACCCTGCAAGGCCGCTATGGCGCGCGCTCCAGCCAGGCCGACCCGGACGATAAACGCAGCTCGACCATGCATGTCGCGGCGCCGGTACGCGATGGTGAGACTTTGATCGGCGTGGTTACCGTCGCTTATCCGACCGCCTTGTTGCAACCCATCGTCGAAGCCGGCAAGTCGGCGGTGCAGCGTGGCGCGTTCTGGCTGTTCGGCGGTGCGCTGCTGTTCGGCGCGATATTCAATTGGCGGCTGACCCGCGCCATCGAATTACTGGTGGCCTATGCCCGCACGGTAACCTCCGGCGGCAAGGCAACGCCGCCGAAACTGCACAGCGTCGAACTGGCGACGCTGGCACAGACGCTGGAGACCATGCGCCGCGAGCTGGAAGGCAAGCAATACGTCGAGCGTTACGTGCAAACCCTAACCCACGAAATGAAGAGTCCGTTGGCGGCGATCCGCGGTGCGGCGGAATTGCTGGAGGAACCGTTGCCGGACGCCGACCGGCTGCGGTTTGCCGGAAATGCCCGCGAGCAGGCCGAGCGGCTGGACCAACTGATAGAACGTTTGTTGGGCCTGGCGGCAGTGGAGCAACGCCAGCACTTGGCCGAACCCAGAGTTTTGGATTTGGCCGGCTTGGTAACCGCGGTCGCGGCCGAAAAAGCCGCACCGTTGGCGCAGCAGCGCTTACGTTTTGCGCTCGATTTTGCCGGGGAGTTGCCGGTGTTGGGCGAGGAATTTCTGTTAAGGCAAGCCGTGTCCAATTTGCTGGACAACGCGCTTGCTTTTGCGCCGGCCGAATCGGCCATCGAGATCCGCGGTTGGAGCGAGAATCAGCAGGTAAGGCTGCGCATCCGCGACCACGGTCCCGGCATTCCGGCTTACGCATTGGCGCGGCTGTTCGAGCGTTTTTATTCGCTGCCGCGGCCGGCTACCGGCCGCAAAAGCACCGGGCTGGGCTTGGCCTTCGTCCGTGAAGTTGCCGCGTTACACGACGGCGAAATCCAGGTCGCTAACGCCGAGGGCGGCGGCGCGGCGGCCGATTTACGTTTGCCGCTGTCGCTAAGGCCCTTGCATGTCTGA
- the creB gene encoding two-component system response regulator CreB, with translation MSKRILIVEDEPAIADTLIYALQQSGYQAEHAGLLQTALARLQSETFALAILDVGLPDGSGFELCRQLRRFSQIPVMFLTAHGDEIDRIVGLEIGADDYVTKPFSPREVAARVAAILRRLQPALPTAVAGTSGDFELDGGAGRIRYRGRLLELTRYEYLLLKLLIEHPERIFSREQLLERVWRDPGDVFDRTVDTHIKTLRAKLRAIADADPIRTHRGLGYSLESR, from the coding sequence GTGAGCAAACGCATTTTAATCGTCGAGGACGAGCCGGCGATTGCCGATACCTTGATTTATGCGTTGCAACAGAGCGGCTACCAGGCCGAGCACGCCGGCTTGCTGCAAACCGCGTTGGCGCGCCTGCAGAGCGAAACCTTTGCGTTGGCGATCCTGGACGTCGGTTTGCCGGACGGTTCCGGCTTCGAATTGTGCCGGCAATTGCGCCGGTTTTCGCAGATACCGGTGATGTTTTTGACAGCGCACGGCGATGAGATCGACCGTATCGTCGGCCTGGAAATCGGCGCCGACGATTATGTGACCAAGCCGTTCAGCCCACGCGAAGTGGCGGCGCGGGTCGCAGCGATACTGCGCCGGTTGCAGCCGGCTTTGCCCACGGCCGTCGCCGGTACCAGCGGCGATTTCGAGCTGGACGGCGGGGCAGGGCGCATCCGCTATCGCGGCCGTTTGCTGGAGCTGACCCGTTACGAATATCTGCTGCTCAAGCTGCTGATCGAGCACCCGGAGCGCATCTTCTCCCGCGAGCAATTGCTGGAACGGGTTTGGCGCGATCCGGGCGACGTGTTCGACCGCACCGTCGATACCCATATCAAAACCCTGCGCGCCAAACTGCGAGCCATTGCCGACGCCGATCCGATCCGGACTCACCGCGGCTTGGGCTACAGCCTGGAAAGCCGATGA
- a CDS encoding DUF350 domain-containing protein produces the protein MPTIDLAELAAAANGFVLHFLAAVALSVLFGFCYLHITPYAEFKLIREGKTAPALAFTGALLGFALALAGAIANSVSFIDMLIWAGVAFFVQTLVFVGVRLAFADLCERIAADETGSAILLAGISLAAGLLNAACMSY, from the coding sequence ATGCCCACCATTGATTTGGCCGAGTTGGCGGCCGCAGCCAACGGCTTCGTGTTGCACTTTCTGGCGGCCGTCGCGCTCAGCGTATTGTTCGGTTTCTGCTATTTGCACATCACGCCCTATGCCGAGTTCAAACTGATCCGGGAAGGCAAGACCGCACCGGCCCTGGCCTTCACCGGCGCCTTGCTCGGGTTTGCGCTGGCCTTGGCCGGGGCGATTGCCAACAGCGTTTCCTTTATCGACATGTTGATCTGGGCCGGCGTAGCCTTTTTTGTACAAACTTTGGTGTTCGTCGGCGTGCGTCTGGCTTTTGCCGATTTGTGCGAACGCATCGCCGCCGATGAAACCGGGTCGGCTATCCTGCTGGCCGGCATCTCGTTAGCAGCCGGCCTGTTGAATGCGGCCTGCATGAGTTATTGA
- a CDS encoding glutathionylspermidine synthase family protein, which yields MQRLERQARADWRQRLEAVGMDFHTIDGAVYWDESACYRFNRSQIDVLDDATAELHKLCLQAVAEVIRRDWFDRLRIPRWAAPYLTASWERGEPSLYGRFDLAWDGSGHPKMLEYNADTPTALPEAAVVQWFWLTDCQPDADQFNSIHEKLIAFWQSYRHSHAEVYFAGVADSAEDAGNLFYLMDTALQAGIRPHWLSIDDIGWQAAAQQFVDLRNRPIRALFKLYPWEWLLREEFGPYLPKAQPNLLEPAWKQILSNKGILPILWELFEGHHNLLPASFADKPLLGDYVRKPLYSREGANIEIRRGAHVVESAGRYGDDGYIYQRYTPLPNFAGNYPVIGSWVVGGEPAGIGIREDKTEITGNNSRFVPHFFVED from the coding sequence GTGCAACGCCTGGAACGGCAAGCCCGTGCCGATTGGCGGCAACGGCTGGAAGCGGTGGGGATGGATTTTCATACCATAGACGGCGCCGTGTATTGGGACGAATCGGCCTGCTACCGCTTCAACCGCAGCCAGATCGACGTGCTGGACGACGCCACTGCCGAGTTGCATAAACTGTGTCTGCAAGCCGTCGCCGAGGTGATCCGCCGCGACTGGTTCGACCGCCTGCGGATTCCGCGTTGGGCCGCGCCGTATCTGACGGCGTCGTGGGAGCGGGGCGAGCCGAGTTTGTACGGCCGCTTCGATCTAGCCTGGGACGGCAGCGGACACCCGAAAATGCTGGAATACAATGCCGACACGCCGACCGCGTTGCCGGAAGCTGCCGTCGTACAATGGTTTTGGCTGACCGATTGCCAACCCGATGCCGACCAGTTCAATTCCATCCACGAAAAACTGATAGCCTTCTGGCAAAGCTATCGGCACAGCCACGCCGAGGTCTATTTTGCCGGCGTCGCCGACAGCGCCGAGGATGCCGGCAACCTGTTTTATTTGATGGATACCGCGCTGCAGGCCGGCATTCGCCCGCATTGGCTCTCTATCGACGACATCGGCTGGCAGGCGGCCGCGCAACAATTCGTCGATTTGCGGAATCGACCGATTCGGGCCTTGTTCAAACTGTATCCGTGGGAATGGCTGCTGCGCGAGGAATTCGGGCCTTATCTGCCCAAAGCCCAGCCCAACCTGCTGGAACCGGCCTGGAAGCAAATTCTTAGCAATAAAGGCATTCTGCCGATCTTGTGGGAATTGTTCGAGGGCCACCACAATTTGTTGCCGGCCAGTTTTGCCGACAAACCTTTGCTCGGCGATTACGTGCGCAAGCCGCTGTATTCGCGGGAAGGCGCCAACATCGAAATCCGCCGCGGCGCCCATGTCGTCGAATCGGCCGGCCGCTACGGCGACGACGGTTATATCTACCAGCGTTATACGCCGCTGCCCAATTTCGCCGGCAATTACCCGGTGATCGGCTCCTGGGTCGTCGGCGGAGAGCCGGCCGGCATCGGCATTCGCGAGGACAAAACCGAAATCACCGGCAACAATAGCCGCTTCGTACCGCATTTTTTCGTTGAGGACTGA